In one window of Cynocephalus volans isolate mCynVol1 chromosome 6, mCynVol1.pri, whole genome shotgun sequence DNA:
- the MCRIP2 gene encoding MAPK regulated corepressor interacting protein 2 isoform X2 — MYTITKGPSKLVAQRRTGPTQQQVESRLGELLKCRQPAPPTSPPRRAQPSAQPPGPWPLSSPGPRLVFNRVNGRRPSTMSPSLEGTQETYTLAHEENVRFVSEDFVPIDLDEWWAQQFLARITNCS; from the exons ATGTACACCATCACCAAGGGGCCCAGCAAGCTGGTCGCGCAGCGTCGCACAG GTCCCACGCAGCAGCAGGTGGAGAGCAGACTCGGCGAGCTCCTGAAATGCCGGCAGCCCGCGCCGCCCACCTCGCCGCCCCGTCGGGCGCAGCCCAGCGCGCAGCCGCCGGGACCCTGGCCCCTGTCGAG TCCGGGGCCGAGGCTTGTGTTCAATCGAGTGAATGGCCGGCGGCCTTCCACCATGTCCCCATCCCTCGAGGGGACCCAGGAGACCTACACACTGGCCCACGAGGAGAACGTCCGCTTTGTGTCGGAAG ACTTCGTGCCCATCGATCTGGACGAGTGGTGGGCGCAGCAGTTCCTGGCTAGAATCACCAACTGCTCCTAG
- the MCRIP2 gene encoding MAPK regulated corepressor interacting protein 2 isoform X1 has translation MYTITKGPSKLVAQRRTGPTQQQVESRLGELLKCRQPAPPTSPPRRAQPSAQPPGPWPLSSPGPRLVFNRVNGRRPSTMSPSLEGTQETYTLAHEENVRFVSEAWQQVEQQLDGGPASESGPRPVQYMERTPNPRLQNFVPIDLDEWWAQQFLARITNCS, from the exons ATGTACACCATCACCAAGGGGCCCAGCAAGCTGGTCGCGCAGCGTCGCACAG GTCCCACGCAGCAGCAGGTGGAGAGCAGACTCGGCGAGCTCCTGAAATGCCGGCAGCCCGCGCCGCCCACCTCGCCGCCCCGTCGGGCGCAGCCCAGCGCGCAGCCGCCGGGACCCTGGCCCCTGTCGAG TCCGGGGCCGAGGCTTGTGTTCAATCGAGTGAATGGCCGGCGGCCTTCCACCATGTCCCCATCCCTCGAGGGGACCCAGGAGACCTACACACTGGCCCACGAGGAGAACGTCCGCTTTGTGTCGGAAG CCTGGCAGCAGGTGGAGCAGCAGCTGGATGGTGGCCCAGCCAGTGAGAGCGGGCCGAGGCCTGTGCAGTACATGGAGAGGACCCCCAATCCCCGGCTACAGA ACTTCGTGCCCATCGATCTGGACGAGTGGTGGGCGCAGCAGTTCCTGGCTAGAATCACCAACTGCTCCTAG